The Chitinophaga caeni genome segment ATATAAGGTAAATTTTATTGCAGTATAATATATTATCTTATTTATTTACTTCATTTAAATCGTGAATTTTTAAGAGGATTTCTTCTAACATATTTTTTATATCACAAAACTCTTGGTTTTTAGTAGGTAAACAATCAGTATAATTGTCCGTATTTAATATTATATTAATAAAATAATTAATATTAACCTTATAGTACTCAGCTAGAGTAATAATTTTTGATAAGGTGAGTTCCCCCATACCCTTCTCTAGATTAACATAAGTTGTTCTACTTACATTTATGTGTTCTGCAACTTCTAATTGGGATACACCTTTAAGTTTCCTTAATCTCTGCAAGGTTCTTCCATAGTTCATACTGCAATTTCATTAGGTTAATGATGAAAAATCAACTATCAAATAGTAACAAAAACTAATGGCAATAATAAGGATTTAATATGAGAAATACAGTAGTTGCAAATTGAAAGATTGACATTATAAATTCACAGTTAATTGTTCAAAATATTGACACTTTGGCTAATTTTCTGTTACCTCTTTCACTATTTTATTATATACATTAGTCCCATTAGAAATACCCATTTGGCCAATAAGGAATCGTCTAATTGAAATTTTTTTTATTTAAAATCTTAGTACATCCTATGAAAAAATACCTTTTAGCACTCGTAACATTATCAATGATGTTCAGTTGCCAGAAAAATTCAAATGTGAAATACTCTGCTGACAAAACTACCTCGGTGGCTGTGGCATTAACATTCGATAGGAAAGAAAATGCCCAAAGGATAGAAGAGGCTTATAAAAAACTTAACCTTCCTGAATCTGAAATGGAAAAGTATATTGAAAAAATGCTTTCAATAGTAGATTATAGTGATGCCAAAAAAGCTGAAAATTTTGTGAGTTTAAATGCTAAATTGGATACGATTATTGCTGACAATAGTTGCAACTTTTTACGGTATTCAGAATTACCGCATATGAATTATATAGCTCCAGCACCAACTATGATATGGGACCTGTCTCAATGTAAATATGAATTTATAGATGATGCTATTCTACCAACTTATAAATGCGTTGCCGGTGTGTACATTCCAGTTGGTGTAGGTACCTCTAAATTAGCATTTATCAAAGGCCATCTAACACCCAATTACTCTACAGGAATCTCTGTTTTTAATCCTGATACTGATACTAAATTTTGCATGGAACCTTAAGCTTTGACTCATTCAAACAATTAACAAAACAACTCAACCCCGGTATTATTAATACCGGGGTGAATAATATATTTAATAAGAGCACAATTAAGCGCCGCCTAACTTACATTTTTGTAACACTTCCCAAGACTTGCCGTTGTGGCGCAAGAAATAGAGGTTATTTACTTTGAAGGAGGCAGTGTACTCCTTGTTTTCGTATTCCGGCCAAGCCTTTTCAAACTGTTCGTCTGTAAGGTCTTTAAAGGCAACAGTTACGTGAGGAGTAAAACCTGTACGGGCCAACATGGTACTGAAACCGAACTCTTTGCGGAGATAATTGATCAATTGACGATGCAATGCGCTCATTTCCTCGCTTTTTTCCACGTTGATAAAAAGCACGCGGTTCTGTTTGTTCGGGAATGTACCGAAACCATTTAAAGTAACTTCAAATGGAGCTTGGTCTTTCGCAAATTCAGTCAACTCTTCGCAGAAGGCTCTTTCAAGGCTAGGATCTGCTGTGAATGGTACTTGTAACGTGATGTGCGGCAATACTTTCAATGCGTAAACCGGGCCGTAGTTCTCAGCAAATTCTTGCTTGATCTTAATGATCTCTTTACCCACCTCTGCCGTAGGCAATAAGGCAATAAAGTAAATCTTGTTGTCCGGCTTAGGAGTACGTTTGAAGCGTTGTCCACCACCACCTGGGCGTTGTTGACGACCACCGCCGCCGCGATTGTAACCACCACGGTCACCACCACCACGATTGTAGCCACCGCGATCACCACCGCCACCGCGGTTGTAACCTCCACGATCGCCACCACCGCCGCGATTGTAACCACCACGGTCACCATAGCCACCACCGCCATCGCGGTCGCGACCATAACCACCGCCGCCACCACGGTTGTAGCCGCGGTCACGGTCACCATAACCACCGCCACCATCGCGATCACGGCCATAACCTCCACCTCCACGGTTGTAACCGCGGTCACGGTCGCCGTAACCACCACCGCCATCGCGGTCGCGGCCATAGCCACCTCCAGAAGGTCTGAATCCACCATCGCGGTCGCGGCCGTAGCCACCGCCACCATCACGGTCCCTGTCTCGACCATAACCCCTGTTGTCACCATCACGATCACGGTTAAAACCGCGGTCATAATCCTTGTCGTACTCGGATTTTCTGTTAAAGCCGCCTTCCCGGTCTTTGTTGGGTTCTACATTTTCTCTGTTAAAATCAGGAGAAGAATACTTTCGGGGGCGTTCATTTCTCTCAAAGTTCATCTTACTTAATTAAGCGTTTTGAAGCAATATTTTCGATGATTTCATAAAAATGAAAAACATCTTCATACGAATTATACATAGGCGTTGGAGCTACCCTAATAACACCGGGCTCCCTCCAATCGACAATTATGCCAGCGTTCGTCAGTTGTTGGTGAATTTCCTTGCCTTTCTCATTGAATCGCAAAGATAATTGCGCACCACGTTCATTACAATCTTTTGGTGTAATTATTTCAAAATTTAATCCTTTCACTTGTGCCAGGAGGAATTCTAAATAGTTCGTTAATTGGATACTTTTAGCTCTCAGGTTGTGAATTCCGGCTGTGTCAAACAATTCCAATGAAGCTTTTAAGGAGACCATATTCATCACTTGGGCGGTACTCATTTGCCAGCCTTCCGCTGTTGCTTTTGGAATAAATCCTTTTTCCATTTTAAATCGGGTACTTTCTTCATTTCCCCACCAACCACCTAACCTGGGGTACCCCCTGTTGGCTGCATGTTTTTCATGTACAAAAGCGCCACCTACGGCGCCTGGGCCACTATTCAAGTATTTATAAGAACACCACACTGCAAAATCCACTTGCCATTCGTGTAACTGCATAGGTACATTTCCGGCTACGTGCGCAAGGTCGAACCCTGCAATGGCTCCCACTTGGTGGGCTGCCTTCGTAATTTCTGCTAAGTTATAAAGCTGACCGGTATAATAATTTATACCTCCTAGCAATATTACAGCAATTGTATCATTATGTTCGTTAATTATTTGCAAAATATCCTCAGAACGAAGCAAATGCTCTCCCGGCCTGGGTTTTATTTCAACAATAGCTTCTTCCGGGTCAAATCCGTGCATTTTCACCTGGGTTTCAACGGCGTATTGATCACTGGGGAATGCTCCTTCTTCCATTAACACTTTAAACCTTGATTTTGTTGGCTTATAAAAACTCAACATCATGAAGTGCAGATTCACGGTAAGGGTGTTCATCACCGAAATCTCGGTCTCTCTCGAACCCATGATTTTAGCTAATGGTTCACGCAAAGCTGTTTGGTAAAACAACCAAGGATTCTTGGCATTCCAATACCCTTCTACCGCGTGTTGCCTCCAATCGGCTAATTCTTGTGCTATAGCTGCTTCCACCCCTTTCGGTTGCAAGCCTAATGAATTTCCACAAAAGTATATTGCATCTTTCCCATCTCTTTCGGGAAAATAAAATTCGTCTCTAAAATTTCTTAATTCGTCTTGCCCATCCAGTTCCCGTGCGAAGGACAACGATGCTTCAAAAAGGTTCATAATGATTTCAAGGCCACGATAAGTCCATAGTATATAGCCTGTATAGGTTGGTTCTTATCTGCGTTTTCTATTTTCAACTGTAAAGTAACTCGTATATATTGTATCGCTCTTCTATAATGTATGTATACCTGGTAATCTTATTAATTTCGATGGGGCCTTAACCACATTAATCTTGCATCTTTGGTTTTCCAATTACTTAAAGATAAGTATATTCTTATTTTTTGCAAGTTATTTTTATCAATCTCCATCTAAAAGGTTCCCGAGCCCTCCAAGGATACTTCCTTCTTCTTTCCTACCGCCCGGTCCGCTCATTGAAACTATGCGGCTGGCGAGGCGGCTGATCGGCAAAGATTGGATCCAAACTTTACCCGGCCCCCTTAAAACGGCAAAGAACAAGCCTTCTCCGCCAAATACCATATTCTTAATACCTCGGATGAATTCTATATCAAAATCAATGTTTTGCGTGTAAGCCACGATACATCCCGTATCAATTTTCAATACTTCTCCTGGCATCAATTCCTTCTCTATTACCATTCCCCCGGCATGAACAAATGCCAGCCCATCTCCTTCCAACTTCTGCATGATAAACCCTTCACCACCAAATATACCGGTCCCCAACCTACGTTGGAACTCGATCCCGATGCTAACTCCCTTTGCCGCACATAGGAAAGCATCTTTCTGGCAAATAACCTTTCCCCCGAGCAATTGTAAATTTAAAGGGATGATTTTACCCGGATATGGCGCAGCGAAGCTCACGTTTTTCTTCCCGTAGCCGGAATTTGTAAAAGCGGTGATAAAAAGACTCTCCCCGGTAAGTAAACGCTTCCCGGCAGACATTAATTTTCCAAAAAAACCTTGATTTTGTTGGGAACCATCTCCAAACATCGTTTGCATTTGGATTTCTTGGTTCATCATCATAAAACTACCGCTTTCAGCTATCACGGTTTCTTGTGGGTCTAACTCTATTTCTACGATCTGCATTTCTTCACCGAAAATGCGGTAATCTATTTCATGGTTCTGTGGCATAAGTCTACTCTATAAATGTGTTATTCTCTTACCTATATCTGCTTATATCCTTCTTTAAAACAACTTAAAATATATGGATATTTAAAAATATAAAATTAGTGCTCAGCGTTTCTATAATTTCATAACAGGTTCTTCGCATGGCAAATTCTGAACTTATTTTCATTTTCGCAAGAAGAATCTTCTGAATGGCGATTTTTCCGGGTTAAATGCCCGCAACGAAAATAGCAATTTGTAGCTTAAAATATTCAAAACGGGGTAATTATCTTCTCTCAAAATGCAGCTTGCAAACTTGGCTTGCGGCTACCTTTAATAAAAAAGCCGTCTCGATGGAAATCGTGACGGCGATCTTTTAACCTACAACTGTTACACTGTTGTCTCTTACATTTCTTTTATCTATAAAGATGATGATGGGCCTGCTTTATACTACATCCTGCTGATTCGATCATTACTAACTTTACAAACAGTACATAATTCCTAGCTGATCAGCAGGCCATCTCCACCTTTCGATTATTAATTTGCTGATATATGTTTTAATTCATGATCGCTGTCTACCACCTCATCATCTTTCACCGGGAAAAAATCGTAAGGCTTTTCACTTACATAATCCCAGTCGTGCAACTTCCTTACCGTTTCCCTCCTCGTGAATATTTTCAGGATCAATACCAAGAACGGAATGTATTTTAACCATCTAGGCAAATGATATAAGTCTAATATGTCTATAGATCTCTTGTTCATCGCGTACATAACCGGAACCAAGATCAGGGTTAAGAAGGTCGCGAAGATTAAGCCGAATACCATGGTCCATGCCAAGGGCCCCCAGAATGCCACGTTATCGCCACCGAAGTAGATATGCGGGTTAAATTCCGAGAAAAGGGTTGCAAAGTCGATATTCAAACCCACGGCTAATGGTATCAAGCCAAGGATAGCTGCAATTGCGGTCAATAGTACCGGTGTCATCCTGGTTTTACCGGCCTCAACTACCGCCGGGTATACCGGGGTGTTTTGCATGATCAACAAGTCCGTAAATTCTACGAGCACGATACCGTTCCGGACGACGATCCCCGCCAAGGCCATAATACCTACACCGGTCATCACCACCGAAATATCCATACCGAATATTGCGAAGCCTAAGAATACACCGATAATACTGAATAAGATCTCCATCATGATAATTAACGGCTTGCCGATGGAGTTAAACTGTATTACCATGATCATCAAAATCAACCCGAAAGCTCCCAATGCGGCCATTCCCAAGAAGTTCATCGTTTCTTCCTGGTCTTCCTGCTCACCGGTCATCTTAACACTTACAGAAGGTGGTTTCGGGAAGTTGTCTACTGCCGTCTTGATTTGACTCACAACTTCATTGGCGTTATAACCCGTCAAAATATTGGAATATAAAGTAACCACCCTTTTCTGATCGATCCGCCTGATACCGGCATAGGTATTAGAATACCTGATATCGGCTACGGCTGCCAACGGTACCTGCCTGATCACGCCACCCATGTTCATATCCCGGTAAGTGATATTGAGGTTCATTAGGGTGTTGATGTTATTCCGTTGATCTTCCTTGAGTCTTACCATGATCGGGTAATCATCTTCGGGATCGCGGAACTTAGATACTTCGAGACCCAGCAAGGCTGTCCTCAAGGCATCCCCTATTGCCCGGGTAGAGATACCTTCCCGGTTGGCCCTTTCACGATCGATGCTAACTACTATTTCCGGTTTATTACTCTTGAAATCACTTTTCAATTCCTCCACACCGCCGATCTGCAAGGAGTCCAGGTAGTTCTTCAACTTCGTGGAAGTGTTGGCCAATTCTTCGAATTCATCGCCGGCGATTTCAATGTTGATCGGTTTCCCCGTTGGCGGGCCGCCTTGTTCTTGCTCCACTGTAATATCTACGCCCGGGATGCCCTTCACCGCTTCACGTATTTTATCGAGATATTGCACAGTCGATTGACCGTTTCTTTTGCCAAATTCCACGAAGGCAACGGTTACTTTACCTTTATTGGAGTTCACGCTCATATCCATTTCATTGGGATCACCAGCGCCAACAGCTACGTTGGAAATAATAGATTCCACGATAGGGTTATGTGCTCCTACCACCTTGGTAATTCTCTTTTCCACGATCTGGGTAATGGAGTCTGTATACTTTTGATCGGTTC includes the following:
- a CDS encoding helix-turn-helix domain-containing protein, yielding MNYGRTLQRLRKLKGVSQLEVAEHINVSRTTYVNLEKGMGELTLSKIITLAEYYKVNINYFINIILNTDNYTDCLPTKNQEFCDIKNMLEEILLKIHDLNEVNK
- a CDS encoding 2'-5' RNA ligase family protein: MNFERNERPRKYSSPDFNRENVEPNKDREGGFNRKSEYDKDYDRGFNRDRDGDNRGYGRDRDRDGGGGYGRDRDGGFRPSGGGYGRDRDGGGGYGDRDRGYNRGGGGYGRDRDGGGGYGDRDRGYNRGGGGGYGRDRDGGGGYGDRGGYNRGGGGDRGGYNRGGGGDRGGYNRGGGDRGGYNRGGGGRQQRPGGGGQRFKRTPKPDNKIYFIALLPTAEVGKEIIKIKQEFAENYGPVYALKVLPHITLQVPFTADPSLERAFCEELTEFAKDQAPFEVTLNGFGTFPNKQNRVLFINVEKSEEMSALHRQLINYLRKEFGFSTMLARTGFTPHVTVAFKDLTDEQFEKAWPEYENKEYTASFKVNNLYFLRHNGKSWEVLQKCKLGGA
- the kynU gene encoding kynureninase; the encoded protein is MNLFEASLSFARELDGQDELRNFRDEFYFPERDGKDAIYFCGNSLGLQPKGVEAAIAQELADWRQHAVEGYWNAKNPWLFYQTALREPLAKIMGSRETEISVMNTLTVNLHFMMLSFYKPTKSRFKVLMEEGAFPSDQYAVETQVKMHGFDPEEAIVEIKPRPGEHLLRSEDILQIINEHNDTIAVILLGGINYYTGQLYNLAEITKAAHQVGAIAGFDLAHVAGNVPMQLHEWQVDFAVWCSYKYLNSGPGAVGGAFVHEKHAANRGYPRLGGWWGNEESTRFKMEKGFIPKATAEGWQMSTAQVMNMVSLKASLELFDTAGIHNLRAKSIQLTNYLEFLLAQVKGLNFEIITPKDCNERGAQLSLRFNEKGKEIHQQLTNAGIIVDWREPGVIRVAPTPMYNSYEDVFHFYEIIENIASKRLIK
- a CDS encoding TIGR00266 family protein; its protein translation is MPQNHEIDYRIFGEEMQIVEIELDPQETVIAESGSFMMMNQEIQMQTMFGDGSQQNQGFFGKLMSAGKRLLTGESLFITAFTNSGYGKKNVSFAAPYPGKIIPLNLQLLGGKVICQKDAFLCAAKGVSIGIEFQRRLGTGIFGGEGFIMQKLEGDGLAFVHAGGMVIEKELMPGEVLKIDTGCIVAYTQNIDFDIEFIRGIKNMVFGGEGLFFAVLRGPGKVWIQSLPISRLASRIVSMSGPGGRKEEGSILGGLGNLLDGD